From the genome of Haladaptatus caseinilyticus:
CGAGCAAGCCGAGACCACGGAGGGCTATCAGTACAGCGAGTAGCAGGAGAAACGGCACGACAAAGTATGGGTTGCCGCGTCGATTGTCTACGTTCACGGTTGCAGTTTCTTCCATAATACTCCAATATCATGATCGAGAATGAGCGCGGTGCCGAACAGTTCTGGTTCCGGAAGCTAACTCAAAACATTGGTAACAACCGTTGAAAGTGACGTAGAAAGGCATATCACTGTTTCATAAACCGAATCAAAGCGCAGCTTGGGAGAGAATCCTTGCCTCGATTTTCTGGAGGTGCTCGCCTACCGTCGCTACACTGAGATCAACTTCATCAGCGATATCCCTGATCCCTGCCTGTCTCAGATAGTCATAATACCCTTGTGCGGTAGCGGCAATCAGTATCTCACGCTGACGATCAGTTAGTAAAGATTTGAGGCGACGACTTTCCGAGTGATATTCACCTGTTCGTTCAAGTTTAGCGTCAGCGAGTTCTTCGATTCCATCGAAAACTTGACGCAGTAGCTCGTCTTCTCCGATAAACGTAATTCGGAGATGACCGTTGCGGAGAAACTCGATCGGCATATCGAGAATTACTTCGACACTCTGGAGCCCTATTAGGAGTGATTAAAGTGGGTCATCTAGCTCACAGTGAATATACACAAGCCCATCACCATGTTCCGGAACATCGCACTGCAATACGTCTGGATTTCCGTCGAATATTGCTCGCGCGTGGGTGAGGTCACCGCGAAGTTGGTATAGCAAAACGACAGTTCCATCAGCTAAAACGTTGAAATGATGTAGATATTCTCGAATCACCGTATCGTCATTCATCGAATCGAAAACCGATACGAACCCCTTTTCACTCGATCCAACTACGACCGTCATGTACCTCATAGTCATTTCGTAGGAAGGCTGGCAAGAAAAGCAGTTGCTAGAGTTGCCACCCATTGACAAGGAGGTTAGAAAGGCAGCGCGTTCGGCAGGCGGGACAACCTAAGAATCACCGGGAGTTTACTGAGCGCAGCACGCACCACCCTTGAAGCTGACGAGACGGCACAGAAACGCGCACAGGCCGAATAACTAGCCTTCGACGTCGATACTCCCGGATTCGTAAAGTCACCAACGAGAGCCACGAGAACCCCGCAGCCCACCAGTACACCCTCTCCATCGACGACGTGACCGAGGAACTGATGGCCTGCACGTGCCCGCATCACGTCCACCGCAACGCCTTTTGCAAACATATGGCCGCCGTCGAAAACGCGACGGATGACAGGATGCTCGACACATTCCCATCGGAGGACGAGCGTATCAGTGGCCCGTACACTGGCTACGACAAGTACGGCAACGTCGATCACACCTACTGGCAGTGTGAGGACTGTGGTGCGGAAGCCACCCGGAAGGGCGCACTCACCGACTGCTGCTAACCCACTCACTTCTTCTATTTATGTCACGCCAAACAACGCTGTCCGATGGTGTCCAGCGAACGCTGACCGAGTGTGCGGTTGATTCGACCGAACGCGACGACACACCGACGACTGAGCAGACCTACTTGTCCGAGCACGACAGCATGTCGCGAGTTGTAACCACGGCGTATCCTGGTGGGCTGAGCGAATTTAAAGACGTGTTCTGTTTTCAATCAGTTTAATGTCTCGGTGAGTGTCTATTACTCGGTATAATTTCTGCTTGCACATTTCCTATCTGAGTAAATGCCGTCCATATCCAAAATTAGTTGCAAAATATTATAGAATATATTCCATTTTTTTCCTATACAAGTAATTCGAAAGACTAAAAATGGTAATTCATCAATACGGCGTACTCTGTGATGTCGGATTCGCTTCGCAATCAAATTCGGGGTCTCTATGAGACTTCTCCAGCACAGTATGGAATGCTTCAATCATATTCTGAAGAACTCGAAGCACTTCTCACTGGATGTTCGCATAATTACCCTACAGTCAAACAATTATTAGCATCACCTGACACGCCAGCTATTCCACCACAAGTTGTTGGAAATCTTCTTTCACTCTGTGACCAATTCGGGATTCTTGTGACCCACAGCGAGCGAAATACGAGCAATCGATATGATCTCACTCAGTTCAACCAGAACCGAATGCAGGAGTTAGTTCACCTGCTGAATCAAGAACCGCTCGACTGAACTCGTATCCATCATTCGCACTCGAAATAGGTTATCTGCGGCATCATCACCGAATCCATTTCACTGCATAGCTCGCCACCGATGACCCCCCTGGAACAAGCGCGAATGCATACTGTAATAATGCAAGCTCGTGAATTTCATTTCACAAGTCAATATTGTGACTAAAATCTTTCTACCGCCACCGCTGGTAGCCTCTGCCTCACCCATGACTGACCAACCCCGCACCAGCCGACGCACCGCCCTCAAACTGACTGGTAGTGCCCTCACAGCAACCGCTCTTGCTGGCTGTACTAGCAGTTTACCAGGCAGTGGCGAGAGCAAGCAAGAAGGCGGATCCAAAAACAAGCAGAAAGGCAAAGAAATCCGCTTAGGAGCCAAACAAAGCGGGTGGCAAGGCCGTGCGCCCAAATCCATCAAAGGCAAGAAAAACCCGACACTCACACTCCACCCCGGCCAGAAGTACACCCTCACGTGGGAGAACCTCGACGGCAAAGAGCACGAACTCTACATCGTCAACAAGAAGGACAAACCAGTCGTCAAGAGCGAGGATGCCGAGGAGAAAGGCAAGACCGTGAGTACGACCTTCACCGCCTCGAAAAAGATGACCCAATACTACTGTGAGTATCACCCGCAATCGATGCGCGGCGATATCAAACTCCAGCAAAAGTAGAACGTCGCTTATCCAGTAGCAACCCCGAAACTCCCGTTTTTGTACCGTTTGTGG
Proteins encoded in this window:
- a CDS encoding cupredoxin domain-containing protein; translated protein: MTDQPRTSRRTALKLTGSALTATALAGCTSSLPGSGESKQEGGSKNKQKGKEIRLGAKQSGWQGRAPKSIKGKKNPTLTLHPGQKYTLTWENLDGKEHELYIVNKKDKPVVKSEDAEEKGKTVSTTFTASKKMTQYYCEYHPQSMRGDIKLQQK